The following proteins are encoded in a genomic region of Acidobacteriota bacterium:
- a CDS encoding PAS domain S-box protein, translated as MSGVRHNLRRLNAARAVAVSTLLLSVFVIELTFAPRGSLRPLYLLSAAAYGTILAYALADRRFGDRPGFVVAQVAGDSLLVLGFVLVTGGSLSPLTFLFALPVMVSGALLGLRAGTAIAAATWCLYAVLLGWDALRLPVDELPPGRALYAAVSHLLGFLVLGALGGVLADHLHHADRELRKRGGALAALRALHAHIVESIPTGLLTADGEGRITFVNRAGRKILGLPMERLIGRPAASLLQWPPGFFPPSSEALASGRLQRFEREWRPAEGDPLLLGFSVSELRGEGGRADGWLVVFQDLTEIATLEEQVRTRERMAALGEMAAGIAHELRNPLAAVTGCVQMLDEAAPQERDRLRTIVREEAERLNRIIKDFLEFASPGPFRPRPTDLVELMRGLAALLEKSPVMTPAHEVRVEACPGAGPALVDPDRMRQVFWNLATNALKAMPAGGRLTVRIAPHGAEELMVAFADEGHGMDRETARRYFQPFQGRFRDGSGLGAAIVYRIIEEHGGRVQILSRPGRGTEVRAIVPAAAAAPSAGRPTAAAAAAGRA; from the coding sequence ATGAGCGGCGTGCGACACAATCTCCGGAGGCTCAACGCGGCGCGGGCCGTCGCGGTCAGCACGCTCCTTCTGTCGGTGTTCGTCATCGAGCTCACGTTCGCCCCGCGCGGCTCTCTGCGCCCGCTGTACCTCCTGTCCGCCGCCGCTTACGGAACGATCCTCGCGTACGCGCTCGCCGACCGCCGGTTCGGCGACCGGCCGGGATTCGTCGTCGCGCAGGTGGCCGGCGATTCGCTGCTCGTGCTCGGGTTCGTGCTGGTCACGGGCGGCAGCCTGTCGCCGCTGACGTTCCTCTTCGCCCTGCCGGTGATGGTGAGCGGAGCGCTGCTCGGCCTCCGCGCCGGGACCGCGATCGCCGCCGCGACCTGGTGCCTGTACGCGGTTCTGCTCGGGTGGGACGCCCTGCGGCTGCCGGTCGACGAGCTTCCCCCCGGCCGGGCCCTCTATGCGGCGGTCTCGCATCTGCTCGGCTTCCTGGTCCTCGGCGCGCTCGGGGGCGTGCTCGCCGACCACCTGCACCACGCCGACCGCGAGCTGCGCAAGCGGGGAGGTGCACTCGCCGCACTCCGGGCGCTCCACGCCCACATCGTCGAGTCGATTCCCACCGGGCTGCTCACCGCCGACGGAGAGGGGCGGATCACCTTCGTCAACCGCGCCGGGAGGAAGATCCTCGGCCTGCCGATGGAGCGCCTGATCGGGCGGCCGGCCGCCTCGCTGCTGCAGTGGCCCCCGGGCTTCTTCCCCCCCTCCTCCGAAGCGCTCGCCTCCGGCCGGCTGCAGCGCTTCGAGCGGGAATGGCGTCCCGCCGAGGGCGACCCCCTGCTCCTCGGGTTCAGCGTCTCCGAGCTGCGCGGCGAGGGCGGCCGGGCGGACGGCTGGCTGGTCGTGTTCCAGGACCTGACCGAGATCGCCACCCTCGAAGAGCAGGTCCGGACGCGCGAGCGGATGGCGGCGCTCGGTGAGATGGCGGCCGGAATCGCCCACGAGCTCAGGAACCCGCTCGCCGCCGTCACCGGTTGCGTCCAGATGCTCGACGAGGCCGCCCCCCAGGAGCGGGACCGACTCCGGACGATCGTCCGGGAGGAGGCGGAGCGGCTCAACCGGATCATCAAGGACTTCCTCGAGTTCGCGAGCCCGGGGCCGTTCCGGCCACGGCCCACCGACCTGGTCGAGCTGATGCGCGGTCTCGCTGCGCTGCTGGAGAAGAGTCCGGTGATGACGCCGGCGCACGAGGTCAGGGTCGAGGCGTGCCCCGGCGCCGGGCCCGCCCTGGTCGATCCGGACCGCATGCGGCAGGTCTTCTGGAACCTGGCGACCAACGCCCTCAAGGCGATGCCGGCCGGCGGCCGGCTCACGGTGAGGATCGCTCCCCACGGCGCCGAGGAGCTGATGGTGGCGTTCGCCGACGAAGGTCACGGGATGGACCGCGAAACGGCCCGCCGCTACTTCCAGCCGTTCCAGGGTCGATTCCGCGACGGAAGCGGCCTCGGAGCGGCGATCGTGTACCGGATCATCGAGGAGCACGGGGGGCGGGTGCAGATCCTCTCCCGTCCGGGACGGGGCACGGAGGTCCGGGCGATCGTTCCGGCGGCCGCGGCCGCGCCGTCGGCCGGGCGGCCTACGGCGGCCGCCGCCGCGGCGGGGAGGGCCTGA
- a CDS encoding type II secretion system F family protein yields MATFAYKGRSRTGETREGTLEAANRDEAVAQLRRQGIVVSSVTEKGKEFALPRLRGGVKQKDVAIFTRQFSVMIDAGLPLVQCLEILADQQTNRTFQQVLSEVRQDVESGSTLADALRKHPKVFDDLYCNMVAAGEAGGILDTILQRLSAYIEKIVKLKSAVRGAMIYPVAVICIAAVVVWVILTFVIPVFADLFTGLGASLPLPTRMTIALSNFLRAWWWLVVAVIGSGLFGLRQYYHTESGRRAIDGFMLKIPVIGGLLRKIAVARFCRTLATLTSSGVPILDGLDITARTAGNAIIEDAIQKVRSAVEEGRTIADPLRETGVFPDMVVQMVGVGEQTGALDAMLSKIADFFEDEVDEATQNLLSLLEPVMIVILGTVIGGIVVSMYLPIFSLVSKIG; encoded by the coding sequence ATGGCCACGTTCGCCTACAAGGGAAGGTCGAGGACGGGGGAGACGCGCGAGGGCACGCTCGAGGCGGCCAACCGGGACGAGGCGGTCGCGCAGCTCCGCCGGCAGGGAATCGTCGTTTCGTCAGTCACGGAGAAGGGGAAGGAGTTCGCGCTTCCGCGCCTCCGCGGCGGCGTCAAGCAGAAGGACGTCGCCATCTTCACCCGGCAGTTCTCCGTGATGATCGACGCCGGACTGCCGCTGGTGCAGTGCCTGGAGATCCTCGCCGACCAGCAGACGAACCGGACGTTCCAGCAGGTCCTCAGCGAGGTCCGGCAGGACGTCGAGAGCGGGTCAACGCTGGCCGACGCGCTCCGGAAGCACCCCAAGGTCTTCGACGATCTCTACTGCAACATGGTGGCCGCCGGCGAGGCGGGCGGGATCCTCGACACGATCCTGCAGCGCCTGTCGGCCTACATCGAGAAGATCGTCAAGCTCAAGTCGGCGGTGCGCGGCGCCATGATCTATCCGGTGGCGGTGATCTGCATCGCCGCCGTGGTCGTGTGGGTGATCCTCACGTTCGTGATCCCCGTCTTCGCCGACCTGTTCACCGGGCTGGGGGCGTCGCTTCCGCTGCCGACCCGCATGACGATCGCGCTGAGCAACTTCCTCCGCGCCTGGTGGTGGCTGGTCGTGGCAGTGATCGGCAGCGGCCTGTTCGGTTTGCGGCAGTACTACCACACGGAGTCGGGCCGGCGGGCGATCGACGGCTTCATGCTGAAGATCCCGGTGATCGGCGGTCTGCTCCGCAAGATCGCGGTCGCTCGGTTCTGCCGCACGCTGGCGACGCTGACCTCGTCCGGCGTGCCGATCCTCGACGGACTGGACATCACCGCGCGCACCGCGGGTAACGCGATCATCGAGGATGCGATCCAGAAGGTGCGGTCGGCGGTGGAAGAGGGGCGGACCATCGCCGATCCGCTGCGGGAGACCGGCGTCTTCCCCGACATGGTCGTCCAGATGGTCGGCGTGGGAGAGCAGACGGGCGCGCTGGACGCGATGCTGTCGAAGATCGCCGACTTTTTCGAGGACGAGGTCGACGAGGCGACGCAGAATCTCCTGTCGCTCCTCGAGCCGGTGATGATCGTCATTCTCGGCACGGTGATCGGCGGGATCGTCGTGTCGATGTACCTGCCGATATTCAGCCTGGTCAGCAAGATCGGCTGA
- a CDS encoding type IV pilus twitching motility protein PilT, producing MVSLQQLLKTMVEQGSTDLHITTNSPPQIRIDGKLVPLQMPPLDAATTKALVYSVMTDEQKHRFEENLELDFSFGIKGLARFRANVFNQRGAVAAAFRTIPWEIKSFQELGLPEVVAQLAEKPRGLVLVTGPTGSGKSTTLAAIIDKINRERQAHIVTIEDPIEYLHSHKRCVVNQRELGSDTKSFPAALRSALRQDPDVVLIGEMRDLETMECALQIAETGHLTLATLHTNSAAQTINRIIDVFPPNQQPQVRAQLSLVLEGIICQALLPKASGRGRVLALEILVPNSAIRNLIREDKVHQIYSMMQAGQAKHGMQTFNQSLATLYFRRQITLQTALSVSSNPEELQEMINRGVGALSGGPARPARR from the coding sequence TTGGTCTCGCTGCAGCAGCTCCTGAAGACGATGGTCGAGCAGGGCTCGACCGATCTCCACATCACGACGAACAGCCCGCCGCAGATCCGCATCGACGGGAAGCTCGTCCCGCTGCAGATGCCACCGCTCGACGCCGCGACGACCAAGGCCCTCGTCTACTCGGTGATGACCGACGAGCAGAAGCACCGGTTCGAGGAGAATCTCGAGCTCGACTTCTCCTTCGGCATCAAGGGGCTCGCCCGGTTCCGCGCCAACGTCTTCAACCAGCGCGGGGCGGTCGCCGCGGCATTCCGAACGATCCCCTGGGAGATCAAGAGCTTCCAGGAGCTGGGCCTTCCGGAGGTCGTGGCGCAGCTCGCCGAGAAGCCACGGGGCCTGGTTCTGGTCACCGGGCCGACCGGCTCGGGGAAGAGCACGACCCTGGCAGCGATCATCGACAAGATCAACCGGGAGCGCCAGGCCCACATCGTGACCATCGAGGATCCGATCGAGTACCTGCACTCGCACAAGCGCTGCGTGGTCAATCAGCGAGAGCTCGGCTCCGACACGAAGTCGTTCCCGGCGGCTCTCCGGTCGGCGCTGCGGCAGGATCCCGACGTGGTGCTGATCGGCGAGATGCGCGACCTCGAGACGATGGAGTGCGCGCTGCAGATCGCGGAGACGGGGCACTTGACGCTGGCGACGCTTCACACGAACTCCGCCGCGCAGACGATCAACCGCATCATCGACGTCTTTCCACCGAACCAGCAGCCGCAGGTGCGGGCGCAGCTCTCCCTGGTGCTCGAGGGGATCATCTGCCAGGCGCTGCTGCCCAAGGCGTCGGGCCGCGGGCGGGTGCTCGCGCTCGAGATCCTGGTCCCGAACTCCGCCATCCGGAACCTGATCCGCGAGGACAAGGTCCACCAGATCTACTCCATGATGCAGGCCGGCCAGGCGAAGCACGGGATGCAGACCTTCAACCAGTCTCTGGCGACGCTCTACTTCCGCCGGCAGATCACGCTGCAAACCGCGCTCAGCGTCTCGAGCAACCCGGAGGAGCTCCAGGAGATGATCAACCGCGGCGTCGGCGCCCTCAGCGGCGGCCCGGCCCGGCCGGCGCGGCGCTGA
- the pilB gene encoding type IV-A pilus assembly ATPase PilB has translation MSERIGELLLAEGLITPEALNEAIERQRQEGGKIGYHLVRQGAVSEEDLVHILSEQYGIPAIDLRSLYPHVDRALLDLIPESLASRYQVFPVHKTGNILTLAMTDPTNVVALDDIRFRTGCEVEPVLASEFAVKEAIEKSYEEKRLTLFQQEVDGIADGVEDEDLEVLSEEDELDATNLEALSADAPVVRIVNRILIDAINKGASDIHLESYEKDFRVRLRIDGVLYEYMHPPARLRDAIISRIKIMSKLDIAERRLPQDGRIKIKLRIDGRTREMDFRVSTVPALFGEKVVLRLLDRENLTLDLTKLGFEPRSLEKFEAAIRKPWGMVLVTGPTGSGKTNTLYSAISQINTTETNIMTAEDPVEFNLHGINQVQTKESIGLTFAEALRAFLRQDPDVVLIGEIRDFETAEIAVKAALTGHLVLSTLHTNDAPSTINRLMNMGIEPFLVATSVNLIGAQRLVRRICTECKQEHELPKQALIDIGFTPEEAETVTPYKGAGCPHCNNSGYKGRIGLFEVMEISEEIREMILTGCSAIELKRRAVEEGMITLRRSGLEKIKAGITTIDEVVRETVF, from the coding sequence ATGTCTGAACGGATCGGTGAGCTGCTGCTCGCGGAAGGCCTGATCACGCCGGAGGCGCTCAACGAGGCCATCGAGCGCCAAAGGCAGGAAGGGGGGAAGATCGGCTACCACCTCGTTCGCCAGGGCGCGGTGAGCGAGGAGGACCTGGTCCACATCCTCTCGGAGCAGTACGGGATCCCCGCGATCGACCTCCGAAGCCTCTACCCCCACGTCGACCGGGCGCTCCTCGACCTGATTCCCGAATCGTTGGCCAGCCGGTACCAGGTGTTTCCCGTGCACAAGACCGGGAACATCCTCACGCTGGCGATGACCGACCCCACCAATGTCGTCGCCCTCGACGACATCCGGTTCCGGACGGGATGCGAGGTCGAGCCGGTCCTCGCCAGCGAGTTCGCCGTCAAAGAGGCGATCGAAAAGTCGTACGAGGAAAAGCGACTCACGCTGTTCCAACAGGAGGTCGACGGGATCGCGGATGGCGTCGAGGACGAGGACCTCGAGGTGCTCTCCGAGGAAGACGAACTCGACGCCACCAACCTCGAAGCGCTCAGCGCCGATGCCCCCGTCGTCCGGATCGTCAACAGGATTCTCATCGACGCGATCAACAAGGGCGCGTCGGACATCCACCTCGAGTCCTACGAGAAGGATTTCCGCGTCCGCCTCCGCATCGACGGCGTGCTCTACGAGTACATGCACCCGCCGGCGCGCCTTCGCGATGCGATCATCAGCCGCATCAAGATCATGTCCAAGCTGGACATCGCGGAACGCCGGCTGCCGCAGGACGGCCGGATCAAGATCAAGCTCCGCATCGACGGCCGCACCCGCGAGATGGATTTCCGCGTGTCGACCGTGCCCGCGCTGTTCGGCGAGAAGGTCGTGCTGCGACTCCTCGACCGCGAGAACCTGACCCTCGACCTCACCAAGCTCGGGTTCGAGCCGAGGTCGCTGGAGAAGTTCGAGGCGGCGATCCGCAAGCCGTGGGGCATGGTCCTGGTCACCGGACCGACCGGTTCGGGAAAGACGAACACCCTGTACTCCGCCATCTCGCAGATCAACACGACCGAGACGAACATCATGACGGCGGAGGATCCCGTGGAGTTCAACCTGCACGGGATCAACCAGGTCCAGACGAAGGAGTCGATCGGCCTGACCTTCGCCGAGGCGCTGCGCGCCTTCCTCCGGCAGGACCCGGACGTCGTGCTCATCGGAGAGATCCGCGATTTCGAGACGGCGGAGATCGCGGTCAAGGCGGCGCTCACCGGGCACCTGGTGCTGTCCACCCTGCACACCAACGACGCCCCGTCGACGATCAACCGCCTGATGAACATGGGCATCGAGCCGTTCCTGGTCGCCACCTCGGTGAACCTGATCGGGGCGCAGCGTCTCGTGCGGCGGATCTGCACGGAATGCAAGCAGGAGCACGAGCTGCCCAAGCAGGCGCTCATCGACATCGGCTTCACCCCGGAGGAGGCGGAGACCGTCACTCCTTACAAGGGCGCAGGGTGCCCCCACTGCAACAACAGCGGCTACAAGGGGCGGATCGGCTTGTTCGAGGTCATGGAGATCAGCGAGGAGATCCGGGAGATGATCCTCACCGGATGCTCGGCCATCGAACTCAAGCGCCGGGCGGTCGAGGAGGGAATGATCACGCTCCGGCGCTCGGGACTGGAGAAGATCAAGGCGGGGATCACGACCATCGACGAGGTGGTCCGCGAGACCGTCTTCTGA